From Skermanella sp. TT6, a single genomic window includes:
- a CDS encoding ABC transporter ATP-binding protein — MTLSTQRTAEDAVLSVRGLTTRFATPEGEVRAVDDVGFDVMPGETVGVVGESGSGKSQLFMTVMGLLAGNGRASGSVRFRGREILGLPAPALNRIRGEKISMIFQDPMTSLNPYLKVSTQMTEVLRLHKGMDKAAARARAVEMLDLVRIPEARRRLDMYPHEFSGGMRQRVMIAMALLCRPDLLIADEPTTALDVTVQAAILDLMADLKREFDTAIVLITHDLGVIAGLADRVMVMYGGRVIETGTVRDIFYAPGHPYTEALLRSMPRIDADTLSELPTIPGQPPNLQHLPPGCNFQTRCPYRFERCVAEDPALLTVDPAKGLARAKACHLDRPAVEHPNVDHPAVGYR, encoded by the coding sequence GTGACGCTCTCGACCCAAAGGACCGCTGAGGACGCCGTGCTCTCCGTGCGGGGGCTGACCACCCGCTTCGCCACCCCGGAGGGGGAGGTGAGGGCGGTCGACGACGTGGGCTTCGACGTGATGCCCGGGGAGACCGTCGGCGTCGTCGGCGAGTCCGGTTCCGGCAAGAGCCAGCTCTTCATGACCGTGATGGGCCTGCTGGCCGGCAACGGCCGGGCCTCGGGCAGCGTGCGGTTCCGCGGCCGGGAGATCCTGGGGCTGCCGGCCCCGGCGTTGAACCGCATCCGAGGCGAGAAGATCTCCATGATCTTCCAGGACCCGATGACCTCGCTGAACCCCTACCTGAAGGTCAGCACCCAGATGACCGAGGTGCTGCGGCTCCACAAGGGCATGGACAAGGCGGCGGCCCGTGCCCGCGCGGTCGAGATGCTGGACCTGGTCCGCATCCCGGAGGCGCGACGCCGGCTGGACATGTATCCGCACGAGTTCTCCGGCGGGATGCGCCAGCGGGTGATGATCGCCATGGCGCTGCTGTGCCGGCCCGACCTGCTGATCGCGGACGAGCCGACCACCGCGCTGGACGTCACGGTGCAGGCGGCGATCCTGGACCTGATGGCCGACCTGAAGCGGGAGTTCGACACCGCCATCGTCCTGATCACCCACGACCTGGGCGTGATCGCCGGGCTGGCCGACCGGGTGATGGTGATGTATGGCGGCCGGGTGATCGAGACCGGCACCGTCCGCGACATCTTCTACGCGCCCGGCCATCCCTATACCGAGGCGCTGCTGCGGAGCATGCCGCGCATCGACGCCGACACCCTGTCGGAGCTGCCGACGATCCCGGGCCAGCCGCCCAACCTCCAGCATCTGCCGCCGGGCTGCAACTTCCAGACCCGCTGCCCGTACCGTTTCGAGCGCTGCGTCGCCGAGGATCCGGCCTTGCTGACGGTCGATCCAGCAAAGGGGTTGGCCCGCGCCAAGGCCTGCCATCTCGACCGCCCCGCCGTGGAGCACCCTAACGTGGATCACCCTGCCGTGGGATACCGATGA
- a CDS encoding endonuclease/exonuclease/phosphatase family protein, which yields MTDLLENTDTDIESVDERDERPGAAPPGLRSFRVATYNVHSCVGVDAKFAPDRIAGVVKGLEADVVGLQEVGWHHRGEIGLDQFEFLGRETGLKAYSGPTKHNERAHYGNALLSRLPVLEIRPIDLSLPHREPRGAIDADIQVGDKVVRVIVAHLGLDPWERNAQITRVLNTMERGPERPTVFMGDLNEWRPRSPRIKRLMHCFADCAAPRSFHVRMPTLRLDRIFVSDGLVLSNYDVVRTPVTRRASDHLPVRATVALKN from the coding sequence GTGACTGATCTGCTCGAAAACACCGATACCGACATCGAGAGCGTCGACGAACGCGACGAGAGGCCGGGCGCGGCACCGCCCGGCCTGCGCTCGTTCCGAGTCGCGACCTACAACGTGCACAGCTGTGTCGGTGTGGATGCCAAGTTCGCGCCCGACCGGATCGCCGGCGTGGTCAAGGGGCTGGAGGCCGACGTGGTCGGGCTCCAGGAGGTCGGCTGGCACCATCGGGGCGAGATCGGGCTGGACCAGTTCGAGTTCCTGGGCCGGGAGACGGGGCTGAAGGCCTATTCCGGCCCGACCAAGCACAACGAGCGCGCCCATTACGGCAACGCCCTGCTCAGCCGGCTTCCCGTCCTGGAGATCCGCCCGATCGACCTGTCCCTGCCCCACCGGGAGCCGCGGGGCGCCATCGACGCCGATATCCAGGTCGGCGACAAGGTGGTCCGGGTGATCGTCGCCCATCTCGGGCTGGACCCGTGGGAGCGCAACGCCCAGATCACCCGCGTCCTGAACACGATGGAGCGCGGGCCGGAGCGGCCGACCGTGTTCATGGGCGACCTGAACGAATGGCGGCCCCGGTCGCCCCGGATCAAGCGGCTGATGCACTGCTTCGCCGACTGCGCCGCGCCGCGCAGCTTCCATGTCCGGATGCCGACGCTCCGGCTCGACCGGATCTTCGTGTCGGACGGGCTGGTGCTGTCCAACTACGACGTGGTCCGCACGCCGGTGACGCGGCGGGCGTCGGACCACCTGCCGGTACGCGCCACCGTGGCCCTGAAGAACTGA
- a CDS encoding ABC transporter permease subunit has translation MVLHDPAVTAAPIRGRSLWGDARRRLMRNKAAVSAGTVLALVVLACLAGPLLIPFDLDEISWDAIMAPPDIAAGHYFGTDANGRDLAVRTLHGGRISLMVGLVATAVSLTIGVLYGATAGYLGGRTDAVMMRLVDVLYSLPFMFFVILLMVFFGRNIVLIFVAIGAVEWLDMARIVRGQTLSIKRREFIEAARAGGVRPLSIIRRHIIPNTLGPVVVYMTLTVPKVILLESFLSFLGLGVQEPMTSWGVLISEGAANMESAWWMLVFPAVFLAVTLFSLNFIGDGIRDALDPKDR, from the coding sequence ATGGTCCTGCACGACCCCGCCGTGACGGCGGCGCCGATCCGGGGGCGCAGCCTGTGGGGCGACGCGCGGCGCCGGCTGATGCGCAACAAGGCCGCCGTGTCGGCCGGCACCGTCCTGGCTCTGGTGGTGCTGGCCTGCCTCGCCGGGCCGCTGCTGATCCCGTTCGACCTGGACGAGATCTCCTGGGACGCCATCATGGCGCCGCCGGACATCGCGGCAGGGCATTACTTCGGAACCGACGCCAACGGCCGCGACTTGGCGGTCCGCACCCTGCACGGCGGCCGTATCTCGCTGATGGTCGGACTCGTGGCGACTGCGGTCAGCCTGACCATCGGCGTCCTGTACGGGGCGACGGCGGGCTATCTGGGCGGCCGGACGGACGCGGTGATGATGCGGCTGGTGGACGTGCTCTACTCGCTGCCCTTCATGTTCTTCGTGATCCTGCTGATGGTGTTCTTCGGCCGGAACATCGTGCTGATCTTCGTGGCGATCGGGGCGGTGGAGTGGCTGGACATGGCGCGGATCGTGCGCGGCCAGACGCTCAGCATCAAGCGCAGGGAGTTCATCGAGGCGGCGCGGGCCGGCGGCGTCCGCCCGCTCTCGATCATCCGGCGGCACATCATCCCCAACACGCTGGGACCCGTGGTCGTCTACATGACGCTGACCGTGCCCAAGGTGATCCTGCTGGAAAGCTTCCTCAGCTTCCTGGGCCTGGGCGTCCAGGAGCCCATGACGAGCTGGGGCGTGCTGATCAGCGAGGGCGCCGCCAACATGGAGAGCGCCTGGTGGATGCTGGTCTTCCCCGCGGTCTTCCTGGCGGTGACCCTCTTCTCGCTCAACTTCATCGGTGACGGTATCCGTGACGCTCTCGACCCAAAGGACCGCTGA
- a CDS encoding efflux RND transporter periplasmic adaptor subunit, which produces MIRWFPSLLAAALLIASAPAAGQPADAGAGLGGVPEIRAQISPRRSTMLSSELAAKIDDLGLREGERFKEGQKLVGFDCAVHRARLNKAIAQQQAARKLYEVNSRLDKLGSVSTLELEAAAAQLSAAEAETAMMRTMVERCAVLAPFPGRIAELKVRRYEFVTEGKELMEILDDRELEVEMIVPSRWLSWLVPGTGFKVLIEETGHAYAAEVTRLSARIDPVSQSIKVFGKVFGRVAEKGGGRQEELLAGMSGRAVFAMPN; this is translated from the coding sequence ATGATCCGGTGGTTCCCCAGCCTGCTTGCCGCCGCCCTCCTGATCGCCTCCGCTCCGGCCGCGGGCCAGCCGGCCGACGCCGGCGCCGGCCTGGGCGGCGTGCCGGAGATCCGGGCGCAGATCTCGCCGCGGCGGAGCACCATGCTTTCGTCCGAACTGGCGGCCAAGATCGACGACCTGGGCCTGCGCGAAGGCGAGCGGTTCAAGGAAGGGCAGAAGCTGGTCGGGTTCGACTGCGCGGTCCACCGCGCCCGGCTCAACAAGGCGATCGCCCAGCAGCAGGCCGCCCGCAAGCTGTACGAGGTCAATTCCCGGCTGGACAAGCTGGGGTCGGTCAGCACGCTGGAGCTGGAGGCCGCCGCCGCCCAGCTCAGCGCGGCCGAGGCGGAGACCGCCATGATGCGGACCATGGTCGAGCGGTGCGCCGTCCTCGCCCCGTTCCCCGGGCGGATCGCCGAGCTGAAGGTCCGGCGATACGAGTTCGTCACGGAGGGGAAGGAGCTGATGGAGATCCTCGACGACCGGGAACTGGAGGTCGAGATGATCGTTCCGTCGCGCTGGCTCTCCTGGCTGGTGCCGGGGACCGGGTTCAAGGTCCTGATCGAGGAGACCGGCCACGCCTACGCGGCGGAGGTGACCCGGCTGTCCGCCCGGATCGATCCGGTCAGCCAGTCCATCAAGGTGTTCGGCAAGGTGTTCGGCAGGGTCGCGGAGAAGGGTGGCGGCCGTCAGGAGGAGCTGCTGGCGGGCATGAGCGGCCGGGCCGTGTTCGCCATGCCCAATTGA
- a CDS encoding lysylphosphatidylglycerol synthase transmembrane domain-containing protein, producing the protein MTDRLRRIGLAALRFALSGLLLWLLLRQADVTALAGRLAGVDPGWLAAAFALTAVQVVLISWRWAFIMAGLDAAIGTARALRINLAAFFLGQALPTSIAGDVWRVWRLRALGHGVGTAVRGVLVDRTTALLGLVAVVLATGPALLARMPDPAMRGGLLAGLGTGMALLALALAADRLPGRWLSGRLRGVAEFGRTVRGLLARPLTAVPIVGVSALVHLLAGATMWLIARGLDVPVGLVDCLVLMPPIVLVAGMPLSIAGWGLREGAVVAVFGLAGVPVEGALLMSILFGALLLLVSLPGGLFLALGETRTAGAALSPRRAGSDR; encoded by the coding sequence TTGACCGACCGCCTCCGCCGGATCGGGCTGGCCGCCCTGCGCTTCGCCCTGTCGGGCCTGCTGCTCTGGCTGCTGCTGCGCCAGGCCGACGTGACGGCTCTCGCCGGGCGCCTGGCCGGCGTCGATCCGGGCTGGCTGGCGGCGGCCTTCGCCCTCACCGCGGTCCAGGTCGTCCTGATCTCCTGGCGCTGGGCCTTCATCATGGCCGGCCTGGACGCCGCCATCGGCACGGCCCGGGCGCTGCGGATCAACCTTGCCGCCTTCTTCCTGGGACAGGCGCTGCCGACCTCGATCGCCGGAGACGTCTGGCGGGTCTGGCGGCTCCGCGCGCTGGGGCACGGAGTCGGAACCGCCGTGCGCGGCGTCCTGGTCGACCGGACGACGGCGCTGCTCGGGCTGGTCGCGGTGGTCCTGGCCACCGGGCCGGCGCTGCTGGCCCGCATGCCCGACCCGGCGATGCGCGGGGGCCTGCTGGCCGGCCTCGGCACCGGAATGGCCCTGCTGGCCCTGGCGCTGGCGGCCGACCGGCTGCCGGGCCGCTGGCTGTCGGGAAGGCTGCGCGGCGTCGCGGAGTTCGGCCGGACGGTCCGCGGGCTGCTCGCCCGCCCCCTGACCGCCGTGCCGATCGTCGGCGTCTCGGCGCTGGTCCATCTGCTGGCCGGCGCGACCATGTGGCTGATCGCCCGGGGCCTGGACGTGCCGGTGGGCCTGGTCGATTGCCTGGTGCTGATGCCGCCGATCGTCCTGGTGGCGGGCATGCCGCTGTCGATCGCGGGCTGGGGCCTGCGCGAGGGCGCCGTCGTCGCCGTGTTCGGGCTGGCCGGCGTCCCGGTGGAAGGCGCCCTCCTGATGTCGATCCTGTTCGGAGCGCTGCTGCTGCTGGTCAGCCTGCCCGGCGGCCTGTTCCTGGCGCTGGGCGAAACCCGGACGGCCGGGGCGGCGCTCAGCCCGCGCCGCGCCGGATCCGATAGGTGA
- a CDS encoding peptide ABC transporter substrate-binding protein, producing the protein MRNLRKFLACAGLALVFAATASASSHAEVVLKRGNGAEPESLDPAISTGVPESFIQMDIFEGLVHPGPDGTLRPGVAESWEISDDGLTYVFKLRPDAVWSDGTPLTAGDFVYSWSRMVDPATASNYAFILWPITDAERITKGELPKERIGAQAVDDRTLKVTLRSPTPYFLQMLMHHSAYPVPRQAIEKFGREWTRPGNIVSNGAYMIQEWVPQGHIKAVRNPRFRDAAEVRIDTVFYYPVEEYGTELKQFRAGELHTTYDVPQEQIPMLEKDMAGQFRNSPYFGTYYYGINVTREPFKSNVRLRHALAMALDRDILVKQITKGGEIPAYGWVPPGVPGYQQQQVEWAGTDQKARVAEAKKILAEAGFDKGNPLKVELLYNTNDNHKKIAIAVAGMWKQFLGVETTLRNEEWKVYLESRNKKQFEVMRAAWIGDYVDPYSFLELLRGDIGEQNPAGYANPEYDRTADKATAETDPAARFGLLAEAERMVLADMPVIPIYFYSQQHMVSDKVKGWQDNLMDWHPTRYLRLE; encoded by the coding sequence ATGCGGAATCTGCGCAAATTCCTGGCGTGCGCCGGGCTGGCCTTGGTATTCGCCGCGACGGCATCGGCTTCATCGCATGCCGAGGTGGTCCTGAAACGCGGCAACGGTGCGGAGCCTGAATCCTTGGACCCGGCCATTTCGACCGGCGTGCCCGAATCCTTCATCCAGATGGACATTTTCGAGGGTCTGGTCCATCCAGGCCCCGACGGTACCCTGCGCCCCGGCGTGGCGGAAAGCTGGGAGATCAGCGACGATGGGCTGACCTATGTCTTCAAGCTGCGGCCCGACGCGGTCTGGTCCGACGGAACGCCGCTGACGGCGGGGGACTTCGTCTATTCCTGGTCGCGCATGGTCGATCCGGCGACCGCGTCCAACTACGCCTTCATCCTGTGGCCGATCACCGACGCGGAGCGGATCACCAAGGGCGAGCTGCCGAAGGAGCGGATCGGCGCGCAGGCCGTGGACGACCGCACGCTGAAGGTGACCCTGCGGTCGCCCACCCCCTATTTCCTCCAGATGCTGATGCACCACTCGGCCTATCCGGTGCCGAGGCAGGCCATCGAGAAGTTCGGCCGGGAATGGACGCGGCCGGGCAACATCGTGTCCAACGGCGCCTACATGATCCAGGAATGGGTGCCCCAGGGACACATCAAGGCGGTCAGGAACCCCCGGTTCCGCGACGCCGCCGAGGTCCGGATCGACACGGTGTTCTATTACCCGGTCGAGGAGTACGGCACCGAGCTGAAGCAGTTCCGGGCCGGCGAGCTGCACACGACCTACGACGTCCCGCAGGAGCAGATCCCCATGCTCGAAAAGGACATGGCCGGCCAGTTCCGCAACTCCCCCTATTTCGGCACCTATTATTACGGCATCAACGTCACCCGCGAGCCGTTCAAGAGCAACGTCAGGCTCCGCCACGCCCTGGCCATGGCGCTCGACCGCGACATCCTGGTCAAGCAGATCACCAAGGGCGGCGAGATCCCGGCCTATGGCTGGGTGCCGCCCGGCGTGCCGGGATACCAGCAGCAGCAGGTCGAGTGGGCCGGGACCGACCAGAAGGCCCGCGTCGCCGAAGCGAAGAAGATCCTGGCCGAGGCCGGCTTCGACAAGGGCAACCCGCTGAAGGTCGAGCTGCTCTACAACACCAACGACAACCACAAGAAGATCGCCATCGCGGTCGCCGGCATGTGGAAGCAGTTCCTGGGCGTCGAGACCACGCTTCGGAACGAGGAGTGGAAGGTCTATCTGGAAAGCCGCAACAAGAAGCAGTTCGAGGTGATGCGCGCCGCCTGGATCGGCGACTATGTGGACCCCTACAGCTTCCTGGAACTGCTGCGCGGCGACATCGGGGAGCAGAACCCGGCCGGCTACGCCAATCCCGAATACGACCGGACGGCGGACAAGGCGACCGCCGAGACCGACCCGGCCGCCCGCTTCGGGCTGCTGGCGGAGGCCGAGCGGATGGTGCTGGCCGACATGCCGGTCATCCCGATCTATTTCTACAGCCAGCAGCACATGGTGTCCGACAAGGTGAAGGGCTGGCAGGACAACCTGATGGACTGGCACCCGACCCGATACCTGCGCCTCGAATAG
- a CDS encoding VTT domain-containing protein — MPQPEPRRNCPVPDPLDTSSPLLRPGTTCWRLEHADRVAFIIDAADYYGAVKAAMLKAKHSIILLGWDFDTRVGLESDPSDPKVPNRFGEFLERLVETRPKLRIHVLKWDFSMIFALEREIFPTALLDLMTHTRVSFRLDGEHPAGACHHQKLVVIDDAVAFCGGIDITANRWDTSEHLDHDIRRRRPNGELYDPFHDMMMAVDGNAAAALGELARYRWRRGTGEPPMPPATGASDPWPDRLRVDLRDAEVGIARTLPRHGDQAEAREVEALYVASIAAAKRLIYIESQYFTAECVGQALLSRLGDPDGPEIVVVTPLNCPGWLEEELMGRARRHLVDRLRKADTYGKFAIFGAVTPAGVPVTIHSKTMVVDDTLMRVGSSNLNNRSMGFDTECDLAIEAVPGKAGCEARRKAIRRYRDRLLAEHLGAPRDAVAAKMAETGSLLETIRHFHDPKGHRLEPVRVDDVAGVDSFIAEIHLFDPEKPVTAEELTRQIMPDLEKPTPRLKFGLVVGALALLLAGIAALWRFTGLSELATVDGVLDWAQGLADMPFGPLIGVAVYVVGGFVMFPVMVLIAATAIVLGPVWGFATAISGCLASAAVLFWVGRLGGRRWVRRFGGRFVNKISRRLADQGILAVAVIRVMPVAPFSVVNVVAGASHLRFTDYVIGTALGMAPGTLAFSLLGSQLERTLREPTPASIGIAAGIALVAASLGWIANKLLGGRTRTGPARKGDKATTATTGASEA; from the coding sequence ATGCCGCAGCCCGAGCCCCGCCGAAACTGCCCCGTTCCAGACCCGCTCGACACGTCGTCGCCGCTGCTTCGGCCGGGCACCACCTGCTGGCGGCTGGAGCATGCCGACCGGGTCGCCTTCATCATCGACGCCGCCGATTACTACGGCGCGGTCAAGGCGGCGATGCTCAAGGCGAAGCACTCCATCATCCTGCTCGGCTGGGACTTCGACACGCGCGTCGGCCTGGAAAGCGATCCCTCCGACCCCAAGGTGCCCAACCGGTTCGGCGAATTCCTGGAACGGCTGGTGGAAACCCGGCCGAAGCTCCGGATCCATGTGCTGAAATGGGACTTCTCGATGATCTTCGCGCTGGAGCGCGAGATCTTCCCGACCGCCCTGCTGGACCTGATGACCCACACCCGGGTCTCGTTCCGGCTGGACGGCGAGCATCCCGCCGGTGCCTGCCACCACCAGAAGCTGGTGGTGATCGACGACGCCGTGGCCTTCTGCGGCGGCATCGACATCACGGCGAACCGCTGGGACACCAGCGAGCACCTGGACCACGACATCCGGCGCAGGCGGCCCAACGGCGAGCTGTACGACCCGTTCCACGACATGATGATGGCGGTGGACGGGAACGCCGCGGCGGCGCTGGGCGAGCTGGCCCGCTACCGCTGGCGCCGCGGCACCGGCGAGCCGCCCATGCCGCCGGCCACCGGGGCGTCGGACCCCTGGCCGGACCGGCTCCGCGTCGACCTGCGCGACGCCGAGGTCGGCATCGCCCGCACCCTGCCCCGCCACGGCGACCAGGCCGAGGCGCGGGAGGTCGAAGCGCTCTACGTCGCCTCGATCGCGGCCGCCAAGCGGCTGATCTACATCGAGAGCCAGTACTTCACCGCGGAATGCGTCGGGCAGGCCCTGCTGTCCCGGCTGGGCGATCCGGACGGGCCGGAGATCGTGGTGGTCACGCCGCTGAACTGCCCGGGCTGGCTGGAGGAGGAGCTGATGGGCCGGGCGCGGCGCCATCTGGTCGACCGGCTGCGCAAGGCCGACACCTACGGCAAGTTCGCCATCTTCGGCGCGGTCACGCCGGCCGGGGTGCCGGTCACGATCCATTCCAAGACCATGGTGGTCGACGACACGCTGATGCGGGTCGGCTCGTCCAACCTGAACAACCGGTCCATGGGCTTCGACACCGAATGCGATCTGGCGATCGAGGCGGTTCCCGGCAAGGCGGGCTGCGAGGCCCGGCGCAAGGCGATCCGGCGCTACCGCGACCGGCTGCTGGCCGAGCACCTGGGAGCGCCCCGCGACGCCGTCGCGGCGAAGATGGCCGAGACCGGCTCCCTGCTGGAGACGATCCGGCATTTCCACGACCCGAAGGGTCATCGCCTGGAACCCGTCAGGGTTGACGATGTTGCCGGTGTCGACAGCTTCATCGCCGAGATCCACCTGTTCGACCCCGAGAAGCCGGTAACCGCAGAGGAACTGACCCGCCAGATCATGCCCGACCTTGAAAAGCCGACACCGCGCCTGAAGTTCGGACTCGTCGTCGGGGCGCTGGCCCTGCTGCTGGCGGGAATCGCCGCCCTGTGGCGCTTCACCGGCCTGAGCGAGCTGGCGACCGTGGACGGCGTGCTGGACTGGGCCCAGGGCCTGGCCGACATGCCGTTCGGGCCGCTGATCGGAGTCGCCGTCTATGTGGTCGGCGGGTTCGTGATGTTCCCGGTGATGGTGCTGATCGCCGCGACGGCCATCGTGCTGGGGCCGGTCTGGGGATTCGCCACCGCGATCTCCGGCTGCCTCGCCAGCGCCGCCGTCCTGTTCTGGGTCGGCCGTCTCGGCGGCCGGCGCTGGGTGCGGCGTTTCGGCGGCCGGTTCGTCAACAAGATCAGCCGCAGGCTGGCGGACCAGGGTATCCTGGCGGTCGCGGTGATCCGCGTCATGCCGGTCGCCCCCTTCAGCGTGGTCAACGTGGTGGCGGGAGCGTCCCATCTGCGGTTCACTGACTATGTGATCGGGACGGCCCTGGGCATGGCGCCGGGAACGCTGGCGTTCAGCCTGCTCGGCAGCCAGCTCGAACGGACGCTGCGGGAGCCCACTCCCGCCAGCATCGGGATCGCCGCCGGCATCGCGCTGGTGGCGGCCAGCCTGGGATGGATCGCCAACAAGCTGCTGGGCGGGCGAACGAGGACGGGACCGGCGCGCAAGGGCGACAAGGCGACGACAGCAACGACAGGGGCAAGCGAAGCGTGA
- the oppB gene encoding oligopeptide ABC transporter permease OppB — MLSYAVRRLLGAIPTLLVILTITFFLVRLAPGGPFDGERSLPAEIERNLAAAYHLDEPLPMQYLRYLGQVVQGDFGPSFKYKDFSVTQLIWSGFPVSLQLGGTAMLLAVVVGTALGAFAALRQNSGLDHAVMGTAMFGIAVPNFVIAPLLTLVLGVHLGLLPTGGWGTWQQMLLPVVALALPQIAYIARMTRASMIELLRSNFIRTARAKGLPERVTILRHALKGALLPVVSYLGPATAAVITGSVVIEQIFGIPGIGRYFVQGALNRDYTLVMGVVIFYGVLIILFNLIVDLAYGLLDPRVRYD, encoded by the coding sequence GTGCTGAGCTATGCCGTCCGCCGCCTGCTGGGCGCGATCCCGACGCTGCTCGTCATCCTGACGATCACCTTCTTCCTGGTCCGGCTGGCGCCGGGCGGGCCGTTCGACGGCGAGCGCTCGCTTCCGGCGGAAATCGAGCGGAACCTGGCGGCGGCCTACCACCTGGACGAGCCGCTGCCGATGCAGTACCTGCGCTACCTGGGGCAGGTGGTCCAGGGCGACTTCGGGCCGTCCTTCAAGTACAAGGACTTCTCGGTCACCCAGCTGATCTGGAGCGGCTTCCCGGTGTCGCTCCAGCTCGGCGGCACGGCCATGCTGCTGGCGGTGGTGGTCGGCACGGCGCTGGGCGCCTTCGCGGCGCTCCGCCAGAACAGCGGGCTGGACCATGCGGTGATGGGGACGGCCATGTTCGGCATCGCCGTCCCGAACTTCGTGATAGCGCCCTTGCTGACGTTGGTGCTGGGCGTCCATCTGGGGCTGCTCCCGACGGGCGGCTGGGGAACCTGGCAACAGATGCTGCTGCCGGTCGTGGCGCTGGCGCTGCCGCAGATCGCCTACATCGCCCGCATGACCCGGGCCAGCATGATCGAGCTGCTGCGCTCCAACTTCATCCGCACCGCGCGGGCCAAGGGCCTGCCGGAGCGGGTGACGATCTTGCGCCACGCGCTGAAGGGGGCGCTGCTGCCGGTCGTCTCCTACCTGGGGCCGGCGACCGCGGCGGTGATCACCGGGTCGGTGGTGATCGAGCAGATCTTCGGCATTCCCGGCATCGGCCGCTACTTCGTCCAGGGTGCCCTGAACCGCGACTACACCCTGGTGATGGGCGTGGTGATCTTCTACGGCGTGCTGATCATCCTGTTCAACCTGATCGTCGATCTCGCCTACGGGCTGCTGGACCCGAGGGTCCGGTATGACTGA
- a CDS encoding sulfurtransferase TusA family protein produces the protein MARELDVRGLHCPLPILRTRRQLDHMDAGEELIVLVTDPASVIDFRHFCNTTAHELVEHSAQGGVFTYRIRRGAG, from the coding sequence ATGGCACGGGAACTGGACGTCCGCGGGCTTCATTGCCCGCTCCCGATCCTGCGCACACGCCGTCAGCTCGACCACATGGACGCGGGGGAGGAGCTGATCGTGCTGGTCACCGACCCGGCGTCGGTCATCGACTTCCGCCATTTCTGCAATACCACGGCGCACGAGCTGGTCGAGCATTCCGCTCAAGGCGGCGTCTTCACCTATCGGATCCGGCGCGGCGCGGGCTGA